One segment of Arcanobacterium phocae DNA contains the following:
- the groES gene encoding co-chaperone GroES — MSVSIKPLDDRIVIKQVEAEETTASGLVLVDSAKEKPQEGEVIAVGPGRVDDNGNRVAMEVKVGDLVIYSKYGGTEVKYGAEEFLILSQRDVLAVVTH, encoded by the coding sequence ATGTCCGTCTCCATCAAACCGCTGGACGATCGTATCGTCATCAAGCAGGTTGAAGCAGAAGAAACAACCGCTTCTGGTCTGGTCTTGGTAGATTCTGCCAAGGAAAAGCCACAAGAGGGCGAAGTTATTGCAGTAGGTCCAGGTCGCGTTGACGACAATGGCAACCGGGTTGCCATGGAAGTCAAGGTTGGCGATCTTGTCATTTACTCCAAGTACGGTGGTACCGAAGTCAAGTATGGTGCTGAAGAGTTCTTGATTCTTTCGCAGCGTGACGTCTTAGCAGTTGTCACCCACTGA
- a CDS encoding class I SAM-dependent methyltransferase, whose protein sequence is MIPLLLTPDGQRLLAELPPYEVQDVFALTSQLRKSGYHADLVAAALTQNRLRAKATAKFGSFAQTMIFTSDGVEQATRLPVAAHHAQHFRNAHIHHIIDLGCGIGADSMAFAGLGLQVTSVENDADAAQAATFNLSAFPEARVIHADGRELDLQSFSADALWLDPARRSNGKRIADPEQWAPPLSTALRLAEQFPAAGIKVAPGIDYAALPDNACVEWTSVDGDLLEAVIWLGSAALQPGRSARIIRGSHTVVFDSGSETTSSESPTVPPVTLGDYIYEPDPAVIRSGGIARLCEDRNIAPVSHNIAYLTGADLIESPLVTTFAIRDVLPLDTKKVRAYLAAHEIGIVEIKKRGTELDPSTWRKKLKLNPLHSGQATLIATPVAGQHRVIVTERTDQRLESNEQQLDVDQ, encoded by the coding sequence ATGATTCCACTACTTCTAACCCCAGATGGACAACGTCTTCTCGCCGAGCTTCCACCTTACGAAGTCCAAGACGTTTTCGCTCTCACCTCTCAATTACGCAAAAGCGGCTATCATGCAGACCTTGTTGCGGCCGCCCTCACCCAAAACCGGCTACGCGCAAAAGCCACCGCAAAATTCGGTTCGTTTGCACAAACAATGATTTTCACCAGCGACGGCGTGGAGCAAGCCACTCGGCTTCCAGTGGCAGCGCATCATGCCCAACATTTCCGCAACGCCCACATCCACCACATCATCGATCTGGGATGTGGCATTGGAGCTGATTCGATGGCATTCGCTGGGCTCGGATTACAGGTAACGTCCGTGGAAAACGATGCTGACGCCGCACAAGCAGCGACATTCAATCTTTCCGCATTCCCCGAAGCCCGCGTCATTCATGCAGATGGACGTGAACTGGACCTACAAAGTTTCAGTGCCGATGCGCTGTGGCTCGATCCGGCACGTCGTAGCAATGGTAAACGTATCGCAGACCCAGAACAGTGGGCTCCCCCATTGTCTACCGCGCTTCGTCTTGCCGAACAGTTCCCGGCAGCTGGCATTAAAGTTGCTCCCGGCATTGATTATGCCGCGCTACCCGACAACGCCTGCGTGGAATGGACGAGCGTCGACGGCGATCTGCTCGAAGCAGTGATCTGGCTCGGTTCAGCCGCACTACAGCCAGGGCGTAGCGCTCGCATCATCCGTGGCAGTCACACCGTAGTTTTTGATTCTGGTAGCGAGACGACGTCGTCGGAATCACCAACCGTCCCGCCAGTGACTCTTGGCGACTATATCTATGAGCCAGATCCCGCAGTTATTCGCTCTGGTGGCATTGCTCGGCTGTGTGAAGACCGCAATATTGCACCAGTTTCGCACAACATCGCATACCTTACCGGCGCCGACCTTATCGAGTCACCACTGGTCACAACATTTGCTATCCGCGACGTGTTACCGTTGGATACCAAGAAAGTCCGAGCCTACCTTGCCGCTCACGAGATCGGAATCGTAGAAATCAAAAAACGCGGGACGGAGCTAGATCCGAGCACATGGCGTAAGAAATTGAAACTAAATCCGCTTCACAGCGGGCAAGCAACACTTATCGCTACCCCAGTCGCCGGACAGCACCGAGTTATCGTCACTGAACGCACCGACCAGCGTCTGGAAAGTAACGAGCAACAGCTCGACGTCGATCAGTGA
- a CDS encoding WhiB family transcriptional regulator, translated as MVARIKDVSGALVDFWDWQALGSCNNMDPEFFFHPEGERGGPRRRRIERAKRICQTCPVIDECREYALVNHEPYGVWGGLSEEERNRIISAKRHGRTA; from the coding sequence TATCTGGAGCTCTCGTAGACTTCTGGGACTGGCAAGCACTCGGTAGCTGTAACAACATGGACCCCGAATTCTTCTTCCACCCCGAAGGAGAACGTGGCGGTCCACGCCGTCGTCGTATCGAACGCGCCAAGCGAATCTGCCAAACCTGCCCAGTCATTGACGAATGCCGTGAATACGCATTAGTAAATCACGAACCATACGGCGTATGGGGCGGGCTTTCGGAAGAAGAACGCAACCGAATTATTTCCGCCAAGCGCCACGGCCGTACCGCCTAA